One stretch of Niallia sp. XMNu-256 DNA includes these proteins:
- a CDS encoding thiolase family protein, which yields MSKRRVAKAAIIGIGELKPVRYSEGMTTLGFIAEAVRLAVQDAGLEKGAIDGLLIGPQVGETPQHLPATVSEYLGIQPTMSNVVDLGGATGAGMVWRAAAAIEAGMCETVVCVLGNKNEKGNALRSPNRNPIREFDVPFGASGANTSYALLKQRHMAEYGSTQEDFAQIAYWARKNAQLNPNAIFYGKPASVEDILNSPIIVDPMHLLEIVMPCAGAAAVVVTAAEHVSSNRHRPVYLVGAGEKVTHRAVSQAPSLEAAPLSFAIPHALEQAGLSINEMDLLSLYDCYTSVVAQTLENAGLCAPGQFGSWMKDHSFGHDGDWPLNTHGGQLGFGQADLAGGMSHIIEAVRQLRHEADQRQIANAQHALITGNGATLSEAAALVLGVK from the coding sequence CGTTTAGCTGTTCAGGATGCGGGTCTTGAAAAAGGAGCCATCGATGGTTTATTAATCGGTCCGCAAGTGGGTGAAACGCCCCAACATTTACCTGCAACGGTCTCGGAATACTTAGGGATTCAACCAACCATGTCAAATGTGGTTGACCTTGGTGGCGCAACAGGCGCTGGAATGGTTTGGAGAGCGGCAGCAGCCATTGAAGCCGGCATGTGTGAAACGGTTGTTTGTGTTCTTGGCAATAAGAATGAAAAAGGGAATGCTTTACGCTCCCCTAACCGTAATCCGATTCGGGAATTTGATGTTCCGTTCGGTGCATCGGGAGCGAATACTTCTTATGCCTTGCTTAAGCAAAGACATATGGCGGAATACGGGTCCACCCAAGAGGACTTTGCACAGATTGCTTACTGGGCACGGAAAAATGCGCAGCTCAATCCGAATGCAATTTTCTATGGCAAGCCCGCTTCTGTCGAAGACATATTAAACTCACCGATTATTGTCGATCCTATGCATTTACTCGAAATTGTGATGCCTTGTGCAGGTGCTGCAGCAGTAGTCGTTACGGCGGCGGAACATGTTTCTTCCAACCGACATCGACCGGTCTATTTAGTGGGTGCAGGTGAAAAGGTTACTCACCGCGCTGTCAGTCAAGCACCTTCTTTAGAAGCAGCACCTTTAAGCTTTGCGATTCCACACGCTCTGGAGCAAGCCGGTCTTTCTATTAATGAGATGGATCTACTTTCACTCTATGATTGTTATACAAGTGTAGTTGCACAAACTCTAGAAAATGCTGGATTATGTGCTCCAGGACAATTTGGTTCTTGGATGAAGGATCACTCCTTCGGTCATGATGGGGATTGGCCATTAAATACACATGGCGGACAATTAGGATTTGGTCAAGCCGATCTTGCTGGCGGAATGTCTCACATTATCGAGGCTGTACGACAATTACGTCATGAAGCCGATCAGCGTCAAATAGCTAATGCCCAGCACGCACTGATCACTGGGAACGGAGCAACATTAAGTGAAGCGGCCGCTTTAGTATTGGGGGTTAAATAA